One part of the candidate division WOR-3 bacterium genome encodes these proteins:
- a CDS encoding adenine phosphoribosyltransferase, with translation MDLKKFIRDIPDFPQKGVMFRDITTILKNPEAFKFSIDTIVNKYKSAKIDKVVSIEARGYIFGGAIAYNLGCGLVPVRKLGKLPAETVKMEYELEYGKNVIEIHKDGLEKGERVLLFDDVLATGGTMLAACKLVEMLGGKVVACAFIANLTYLNGGEKLKDYEVFSLVEY, from the coding sequence ATGGACTTAAAGAAATTTATTCGGGATATTCCTGATTTTCCCCAGAAAGGGGTAATGTTTCGCGATATCACAACGATTTTGAAAAATCCTGAGGCATTTAAATTTTCAATAGACACGATCGTCAATAAGTATAAAAGCGCAAAGATTGATAAAGTTGTCTCAATTGAGGCACGGGGTTATATCTTTGGTGGTGCAATTGCCTATAATCTTGGGTGCGGACTTGTGCCGGTGCGCAAACTTGGAAAACTGCCAGCAGAAACAGTCAAAATGGAGTATGAATTGGAATACGGCAAAAATGTCATTGAAATTCATAAAGACGGACTTGAAAAGGGAGAACGGGTTTTGTTATTTGATGATGTCTTAGCAACTGGTGGCACAATGCTTGCGGCATGTAAACTCGTGGAGATGCTCGGTGGGAAAGTCGTAGCCTGTGCCTTTATTGCGAATCTGACCTATTTAAATGGTGGAGAAAAACTAAAAGATTACGAAGTTTTTTCACTGGTTGAGTATTAG
- a CDS encoding T9SS type A sorting domain-containing protein, which translates to MKNAILFFFGVCCLSFSQGFLNIKVNTDNTTQIQNEQQIVINPIDTLNLVADWRDFRVGYRQVGHAASLDGGRTWIAETLFVEPTYNWDSDPGMTVDADGNFYAIVLSFNSTSQPNGFFLFQSTDKGITWSPPRTVVNNVQNVFEDKELIACDRTNSPYRGNLYVAWARFLNFSTPAIYFTRSTNQGYNWSTPIQISDTQGSLQWPVPAVGPNGEVYVAWCTYNSIKFDRSTNGGISFGTDKTVQSISSMNRYVKGTILTFSYPAMDVDITNGPYRGYIYIAYMDNGTDGYPDMFFTRSTDGGNTWSPRVRINDDPVGNNIDQFHPWLTVDRTGCISVIFYDSRNDPNNILCDVYLAQSTDGGTTWLPNVRVTNVSFDLRAGSFADFEPYDPNKPLVDQRAGLIGEYNGLAAASKGNPIPIWTDTRNGNQDTYVGVVQNVGLEEYYRMQKKILFSIKPNPATKNISLEFNLIESRTITFNIYNSAGQIVKRINEGNLKSGNHKIDLDLSLFSEGVYFVKGEGINGKFTLIR; encoded by the coding sequence ATGAAAAATGCTATTCTTTTCTTTTTTGGTGTCTGTTGTTTATCTTTCAGTCAAGGTTTTCTCAATATCAAGGTAAATACCGATAACACAACCCAGATTCAGAATGAGCAGCAGATTGTAATAAATCCTATTGATACATTAAATCTTGTCGCGGACTGGCGTGATTTTCGCGTCGGATACCGTCAGGTTGGCCATGCGGCATCCCTGGATGGTGGCAGGACCTGGATTGCCGAAACCCTCTTTGTTGAGCCGACCTATAACTGGGATTCAGACCCGGGGATGACCGTGGATGCTGATGGTAACTTTTATGCAATCGTGCTATCTTTTAATTCAACTTCCCAGCCTAATGGATTTTTTCTATTTCAGTCAACGGATAAAGGAATTACCTGGAGTCCGCCCAGAACCGTTGTGAATAATGTCCAGAATGTATTTGAAGATAAAGAATTGATCGCCTGTGATAGAACAAACAGTCCATATCGTGGCAATCTTTATGTTGCCTGGGCAAGATTTCTTAACTTTTCCACACCTGCGATATATTTCACACGCTCCACAAATCAGGGTTATAACTGGTCAACTCCGATTCAAATCAGTGATACCCAGGGGAGCCTTCAATGGCCAGTGCCCGCAGTCGGTCCTAATGGTGAGGTTTATGTCGCCTGGTGCACATATAACTCAATAAAGTTTGATCGCTCTACAAACGGTGGTATATCATTTGGAACCGACAAAACGGTCCAGAGCATTTCTTCAATGAATCGGTATGTAAAGGGAACAATACTTACTTTTTCCTATCCGGCAATGGATGTGGATATTACCAATGGTCCGTATCGTGGTTATATTTATATCGCTTATATGGATAATGGAACCGATGGTTATCCAGATATGTTCTTCACCCGTTCCACGGATGGTGGAAATACCTGGAGCCCAAGGGTAAGAATAAATGATGACCCTGTGGGCAATAACATTGATCAATTCCATCCCTGGCTCACTGTTGACCGCACCGGCTGCATTTCAGTGATTTTTTACGATTCAAGGAATGACCCGAATAATATCCTCTGCGATGTATATCTTGCGCAATCTACTGATGGTGGGACTACCTGGCTTCCCAATGTCCGTGTGACCAATGTCTCTTTTGATTTAAGGGCAGGTTCATTTGCAGATTTTGAACCTTATGATCCAAATAAGCCTCTTGTTGACCAGCGGGCAGGTTTGATTGGTGAATATAATGGTCTGGCAGCAGCATCAAAAGGAAATCCAATACCGATCTGGACCGATACCAGAAACGGGAATCAAGATACCTATGTCGGTGTAGTGCAGAATGTTGGACTTGAGGAATATTACAGAATGCAGAAAAAAATTCTATTTTCAATCAAACCAAATCCTGCTACAAAAAATATCTCGCTGGAATTTAATTTAATAGAATCCAGAACAATCACCTTCAATATTTACAATTCCGCAGGTCAAATTGTAAAAAGAATTAATGAAGGGAATTTGAAATCAGGTAATCATAAGATAGATTTAGATCTTTCCCTATTTTCAGAAGGTGTATATTTCGTTAAAGGAGAAGGTATTAACGGAAAATTTACTTTAATACGATAA
- a CDS encoding alpha/beta hydrolase yields the protein MRYILIPLVLLSILVKLAGAQYPDYDTTGPFPTVSYRTENIPGVYETMNNSRIYYPSSGNQVNPAAVPCPIIVFGHGFQMGIDRYYSYAQHLASWGYIVVLPTISNPFPTPEHYTRAHSMMDAARWTASRDTVPTDIFYNKLARFKWGFTGHSMGGGLACLAADTFRLTDTLKAIVALASPQTTPATHSQHLITPKMIIAGSIDNIAPWNDVRSAYWQNAPAPGTFAVILGANHGYFMDYSYSWENGGTATITRAEQLRIARRHMTAFFQRYLRNDTTAWNYHYCFGDSIKGHPTMDTVEVRYGGVGMGEAKAINDTKSDISIYPNPFTKSLRISGKTCSAEIFDITGKKIAEIKIPGTWQTDRTLNAGVYFIKTPDNKTKRIVFLK from the coding sequence ATGCGTTATATCTTGATTCCACTGGTATTGCTTAGTATCCTTGTGAAATTGGCTGGAGCACAATATCCTGATTATGATACAACAGGACCATTTCCTACGGTGTCTTACCGGACCGAAAATATCCCTGGTGTTTATGAGACAATGAATAACTCTCGGATTTACTATCCTTCTTCAGGAAATCAGGTAAATCCTGCGGCAGTGCCCTGTCCGATTATTGTCTTTGGACACGGATTCCAGATGGGAATTGACCGTTATTACAGTTATGCCCAACATTTAGCATCCTGGGGATATATTGTGGTGCTGCCAACAATTTCCAATCCATTCCCCACACCTGAACACTATACCCGTGCCCATTCAATGATGGATGCGGCACGCTGGACTGCAAGCAGGGATACAGTGCCAACCGATATTTTTTACAACAAACTTGCACGATTCAAATGGGGATTCACCGGACATAGTATGGGTGGTGGTCTTGCATGCCTTGCTGCTGACACATTCAGATTGACTGATACATTAAAAGCGATAGTAGCTTTAGCAAGTCCCCAGACCACGCCCGCAACCCATTCTCAACACCTGATAACACCAAAGATGATTATCGCGGGTTCAATTGATAATATCGCACCCTGGAATGATGTCCGTTCTGCCTACTGGCAGAATGCACCCGCACCTGGAACATTTGCAGTAATTCTTGGTGCCAATCACGGATATTTTATGGACTATTCATATTCCTGGGAAAATGGGGGAACCGCAACCATAACCCGCGCCGAACAGTTAAGAATTGCACGTCGTCATATGACTGCATTCTTCCAGCGTTATTTAAGAAATGATACTACGGCGTGGAACTATCATTATTGTTTTGGTGATTCAATAAAAGGTCACCCGACAATGGATACGGTTGAAGTCAGATATGGTGGGGTTGGAATGGGTGAAGCGAAAGCGATAAATGATACAAAATCTGATATATCAATTTATCCCAATCCATTTACTAAATCCTTGAGAATTTCCGGAAAAACTTGTTCCGCAGAGATTTTTGATATTACCGGGAAAAAGATTGCGGAGATAAAAATTCCCGGAACCTGGCAGACGGATAGAACTCTAAATGCCGGTGTCTATTTTATAAAAACCCCTGATAATAAAACAAAAAGGATAGTGTTTCTTAAATAA